The Candidatus Brocadiaceae bacterium sequence CTGCGATACAAGAAGAGCAGGTCATTCTGCACGTTCATCCCGGAGAAGGGGCGTTTCCTGCTGATGATCGTTTTCGGCTCGAAGGAACGCGCCAAAGTGGAAGCGATACGCGGAGCGCTGTCGCCGGGGACGCGCAGAGCCTACGACGAGGCACCCACGTATCACGACGGCAAATGGCTTCTGCTCGACGTTGATGACGGACGCGTTCTGGCCGACATCCAGCAGCTACTCGTCCTCAAGCGCAGGCCGAGACCCGCCTGAACTGCCCCCCCCGGCGCGGGAAAGGGCGGGCCGCTCACAATGACAGAACACGGAAAGACGCCCGATCGACCCCTCCGGCTCTACCGCGACCTGGCCGACTGGTATCCGCTGCTGACGCCGGTGG is a genomic window containing:
- a CDS encoding DUF3788 domain-containing protein — its product is MADLGHPPSDSEVADWIGEAAYRHWTRMAEWIEQLYPDVFCPEWLSGGKKHGWSLRYKKSRSFCTFIPEKGRFLLMIVFGSKERAKVEAIRGALSPGTRRAYDEAPTYHDGKWLLLDVDDGRVLADIQQLLVLKRRPRPA